A stretch of the Vitis riparia cultivar Riparia Gloire de Montpellier isolate 1030 chromosome 13, EGFV_Vit.rip_1.0, whole genome shotgun sequence genome encodes the following:
- the LOC117927879 gene encoding protein JINGUBANG: protein MLMLFFYFLPIQNNTLLVSSMNSSKTTSSTPLLSAATSSSSSSDGDDDSPVERYGLEDVEYQLSSVPVCGLPSYKSLAVLSGHVGSVSCLALCGEFILSASQGKDIIVWQQPDLRQFTKFGQGDGSVKALVTVGHKVFTAHQDSRIRVWKVSRRSENVFRLVDTLPTTKDYLGKFMKQSNYVQTRRHHKRLWIEHADSISCLTICNGLIYSGSWDKTLKVWRIADLKCLESIKAHDDAINGLVSCKGLVYSASADGKIKAWGKEGDNSHSLKGILEGNKDVSLNSVVVSEDGRVVYGGGSDGYVMEWEGSLKLDSWKLVCKVKAHEMAVLCMCLMEEFLCTGSADKSIGIWRREADGGLCRVGIVRGHEGPVKCLQASPHCVGGGFLLYSGSLDRSLRVWWVPKDSAKTEEKNHPTIQY, encoded by the coding sequence atgcTAATGCTCTTCTTTTACTTCCTTCCTATTCAGAACAATACCCTTTTGGTCTCTTCAATGAATTCTTCTAAAACCACATCCTCAACTCCATTGCTGTCGGCAGCAAcaagcagcagcagcagcagtgATGGTGATGATGACAGTCCAGTGGAGCGGTATGGGCTAGAAGATGTTGAGTATCAGCTTTCGAGCGTGCCCGTTTGTGGGTTGCCGTCGTACAAATCATTGGCTGTACTTTCAGGCCATGTTGGATCTGTTTCCTGCTTGGCCTTATGTGGGGAGTTCATACTCAGCGCTTCACAAGGGAAAGACATTATAGTGTGGCAGCAGCCTGATCTGAGGCAATTCACCAAGTTTGGACAAGGTGACGGGTCGGTGAAGGCGCTTGTGACTGTGGGGCACAAGGTGTTTACTGCTCATCAGGATAGTCGAATTAGAGTGTGGAAGGTGTCAAGAAGATCTGAAAATGTGTTCAGGCTTGTGGACACTCTCCCCACTACTAAGGACTATTTGGGGAAGTTCATGAAGCAAAGCAATTATGTACAAACTAGAAGGCATCACAAGCGTTTGTGGATTGAGCATGCTGATAGTATCTCCTGTTTGACAATTTGTAATGGGTTGATTTACTCAGGCTCTTGGGATAAGACTCTCAAGGTCTGGAGGATAGCAGATTTGAAGTGCTTGGAGTCCATAAAGGCTCATGATGATGCCATAAATGGGCTGGTTTCTTGTAAGGGGTTAGTCTATTCAGCATCAGCAGATGGGAAGATTAAGGCTTGGGGGAAGGAGGGAGATAACTCACATTCACTGAAGGGGATCTTGGAGGGCAACAAGGATGTTTCCTTGAATTCAGTGGTGGTTTCAGAGGATGGGAGGGTGGTTTATGGAGGGGGGTCTGATGGGTATGTGATGGAGTGGGAGGGGAGCCTTAAGCTTGATAGTTGGAAGCTGGTTTGTAAGGTTAAGGCACATGAAATGGCTGTTTTGTGTATGTGCCTAATGGAGGAGTTTTTATGCACTGGTTCAGCCGATAAAAGTATTGGTATATGGAGAAGAGAGGCTGATGGAGGGCTCTGCAGGGTTGGGATTGTGAGGGGCCATGAAGGGCCAGTCAAGTGCCTGCAAGCATCACCTCATTGTGTTGGTGGTGGGTTCTTGCTCTACAGTGGAAGCCTTGACAGAAGCCTAAGAGTTTGGTGGGTTCCCAAGGACTCTGccaaaacagaggaaaagaaTCATCCTACCATCCAATACTAG
- the LOC117929158 gene encoding protein EARLY RESPONSIVE TO DEHYDRATION 15-like isoform X2 — MALVSGGRSTLNPNAPLFIPAAFRQVEDFSPEWWKLVKTSTWFRDYWLSQHQDDENFEVNDGADDDVLNLLPETFDLGIDEESLDLEVQMEELIQLSETKEGTESASTVSKTGRKPVNGLKLETEALMKNLNLGNSPKGKSPKTPVGPAKYHEKAAQCMSPKYGPRRINQPR; from the exons ATGGCACTGGTATCAGGAGGAAGATCTACATTGAACCCTAATGCCCCTCTCTTCATTCCTGCTGCTTTCCGCCAAGTGGAGGATTTCTCACCTGAGTGGTGGAAACTGGTGAAGACTTCAACATGGTTTCGTGACTACTGGCTGAGCCAACATCAGGATGACGAGAATTTTGAAGTCAATGATGGTGCTGATGATGATGTTTTGAATTTACTGCCAGAGACATTTGACCTTGGCATTGATGAAGAATCCCTTGATTTGGAAGTTCAGATGGAGGAACTGATCCAGCTTTCTGAAACCAAAGAAGGAACTGAATCAGCCTCCACAGTTTCAAAAACTGGAAGGAAGCCCGTCAATG GACTCAAACTGGAGACTGAAGCATTGATGAAGAACCTCAACTTGGGCAATTCTCCAAAGGGGAAAAGTCCCAAGACTCCAGTGGGGCCTGCAAAATACCACGAGAAGGCAGCACAGTGCATGAGCCCCAAATATGGCCCCCGACGCATTAACCAGCCTCGTTGA
- the LOC117929158 gene encoding protein EARLY RESPONSIVE TO DEHYDRATION 15-like isoform X1, with protein MALVSGGRSTLNPNAPLFIPAAFRQVEDFSPEWWKLVKTSTWFRDYWLSQHQDDENFEVNDGADDDVLNLLPETFDLGIDEESLDLEVQMEELIQLSETKEGTESASTVSKTGRKPVNVHAGLKLETEALMKNLNLGNSPKGKSPKTPVGPAKYHEKAAQCMSPKYGPRRINQPR; from the exons ATGGCACTGGTATCAGGAGGAAGATCTACATTGAACCCTAATGCCCCTCTCTTCATTCCTGCTGCTTTCCGCCAAGTGGAGGATTTCTCACCTGAGTGGTGGAAACTGGTGAAGACTTCAACATGGTTTCGTGACTACTGGCTGAGCCAACATCAGGATGACGAGAATTTTGAAGTCAATGATGGTGCTGATGATGATGTTTTGAATTTACTGCCAGAGACATTTGACCTTGGCATTGATGAAGAATCCCTTGATTTGGAAGTTCAGATGGAGGAACTGATCCAGCTTTCTGAAACCAAAGAAGGAACTGAATCAGCCTCCACAGTTTCAAAAACTGGAAGGAAGCCCGTCAATG tGCATGCAGGACTCAAACTGGAGACTGAAGCATTGATGAAGAACCTCAACTTGGGCAATTCTCCAAAGGGGAAAAGTCCCAAGACTCCAGTGGGGCCTGCAAAATACCACGAGAAGGCAGCACAGTGCATGAGCCCCAAATATGGCCCCCGACGCATTAACCAGCCTCGTTGA